In Alicyclobacillus macrosporangiidus CPP55, a single window of DNA contains:
- a CDS encoding SpoVR family protein yields the protein MNAAEMKELERSIDQMMDIARGFGLDFYPMRFEVCPADILYTFGAYGMPTRFHHWSFGKTFHKMKTEYDLGLSRIYELVINSNPCYAFLLDGNTLLQNKTVCAHVLAHCDFFKNNVWFSRTSRDMVERMAANADRIRAYELEFGRQRVEEFLDAAMALQEHVDASPQTERMRRQQARRDSTGRRGGEREKSRAAAPYDDLWALDRRLGSGAGAGSGAGTGGVGGVSGAAGGAGGAAGSTGSGGSAGASGDRPGGIPVRRIPEQPEKDLVLFLLQHSHVLEEWERDILSLLREEMLYFWPQLETKIMNEGWATYWHLRIMREMDLTDAEAVEFAKMHAGVVLPSRMSINPYHLGLAIWEDIERRWNEPTKEERERFGREPGQGRAKIFEVREMENDISFLRNYLTKELVEELDLYLYQKVGNEWRVVETDWEKVRDHICASRVNGGIPVLYVEDGDYNCNGELFIRHAYEGVELDLKHLEKTLPYMYRMWGRQVHLQTVVEGRDVVFTYDGARTQRRFV from the coding sequence ATGAACGCGGCCGAGATGAAGGAACTGGAACGCAGCATCGACCAGATGATGGACATCGCCCGGGGATTCGGGCTCGATTTTTATCCGATGCGGTTCGAGGTCTGCCCGGCGGACATCCTGTACACCTTCGGCGCTTACGGGATGCCGACGCGCTTCCACCACTGGTCATTTGGAAAAACATTCCATAAAATGAAGACGGAGTACGACCTGGGGCTCAGCCGCATCTACGAGCTGGTCATCAACTCGAACCCGTGCTACGCCTTTTTGCTCGATGGCAACACGCTCTTGCAGAACAAGACCGTCTGCGCGCACGTGCTGGCGCACTGCGACTTTTTCAAGAACAACGTCTGGTTCTCGCGCACCTCGCGCGACATGGTGGAGCGGATGGCGGCCAACGCGGATCGGATCCGGGCGTACGAGCTGGAGTTCGGGCGCCAGCGCGTCGAGGAGTTCCTCGACGCCGCAATGGCGCTGCAGGAGCACGTCGACGCGTCACCGCAGACGGAGCGGATGCGGCGCCAACAGGCTCGGCGCGATTCCACCGGAAGGCGCGGCGGCGAGCGGGAGAAATCACGGGCGGCGGCGCCTTACGACGACCTGTGGGCGCTGGATAGGCGTCTGGGCAGCGGAGCGGGGGCTGGATCGGGCGCGGGCACCGGCGGCGTGGGGGGCGTCAGCGGAGCGGCAGGAGGTGCAGGTGGGGCGGCGGGATCGACCGGGTCGGGCGGCTCAGCAGGGGCGTCGGGGGACCGCCCGGGCGGGATCCCGGTGCGGCGCATCCCGGAGCAGCCGGAGAAGGACCTGGTGCTGTTCTTGCTGCAGCACAGCCACGTGTTGGAGGAGTGGGAACGGGACATTCTGTCGCTGTTGCGGGAGGAGATGCTGTACTTCTGGCCGCAGCTGGAGACGAAGATCATGAACGAGGGCTGGGCGACCTACTGGCACCTGCGGATCATGCGCGAGATGGATCTGACGGATGCGGAGGCGGTGGAGTTCGCGAAGATGCACGCGGGGGTGGTGCTGCCCTCGCGGATGAGCATCAATCCGTATCACCTTGGATTAGCGATTTGGGAAGACATCGAGCGCCGCTGGAACGAACCGACGAAGGAGGAGCGGGAACGATTTGGGCGCGAGCCGGGACAGGGCCGGGCGAAGATCTTCGAGGTGCGGGAAATGGAGAACGACATCTCGTTCCTGCGCAACTACCTGACGAAGGAGCTGGTGGAAGAGCTCGACCTGTACCTGTATCAGAAGGTGGGTAACGAGTGGCGCGTGGTGGAGACGGACTGGGAGAAGGTGCGAGACCACATCTGCGCCTCCCGGGTCAACGGGGGCATCCCGGTGCTGTACGTGGAGGACGGCGACTACAACTGCAACGGGGAGCTGTTCATCCGCCACGCGTACGAGGGGGTGGAGCTGGATCTCAAGCACCTGGAGAAGACGCTGCCGTACATGTACCGAATGTGGGGGCGGCAGGTACACCTGCAGACGGTGGTCGAGGGCCGCGACGTGGTGTTCACGTACGATGGGGCGCGGACGCAGCGGAGGTTTGTGTAA
- a CDS encoding LamB/YcsF family protein → MHLRVDLNADLGESFGAYKIGNDEELIPLVTSINVACGFHGGDPLVIQRTVELAKRHGVGVGAHPGFPDLQGFGRREMHMRPEDVYAMVIYQIGAVRAFTDLYGVPLQHVKPHGMLNNMAAVDEDLARVIAQAIYDYDKNLILLAVAGTKLAHAGEKVGLRVANEVFADRTYEPDGTLRNRKYPDALIKDPKVAAERVVTMIRDHVIVAIDGTPIPVDAHSVCLHGDGPTAVQVASALRQELVAQGIELVPLSTILG, encoded by the coding sequence ATGCATTTGCGTGTCGACTTGAATGCCGATCTGGGCGAGAGTTTTGGCGCGTATAAAATCGGGAACGACGAAGAACTGATTCCGTTGGTCACTTCCATCAATGTGGCGTGCGGATTCCACGGAGGCGATCCGCTCGTGATTCAGCGCACCGTGGAGCTGGCCAAACGACACGGTGTTGGGGTGGGGGCACACCCGGGGTTCCCAGACCTGCAAGGGTTCGGGCGGCGTGAGATGCACATGCGTCCGGAGGACGTGTATGCGATGGTGATCTACCAAATCGGCGCTGTGCGCGCGTTCACGGACCTGTACGGGGTGCCGCTCCAGCACGTGAAGCCGCACGGCATGTTGAACAACATGGCAGCCGTGGACGAAGATCTGGCTCGCGTGATCGCCCAGGCCATCTACGATTACGATAAAAACCTTATCCTACTGGCTGTCGCGGGCACGAAACTGGCGCATGCAGGAGAAAAAGTCGGATTACGGGTGGCCAACGAGGTGTTCGCAGACAGGACTTACGAGCCGGATGGGACGTTACGCAACCGAAAATACCCAGACGCCCTCATCAAGGACCCCAAAGTGGCCGCCGAACGGGTCGTGACGATGATTCGTGATCACGTCATCGTCGCCATCGACGGGACGCCCATCCCGGTGGACGCGCACAGCGTGTGCCTGCACGGTGACGGGCCGACCGCCGTTCAGGTGGCGAGTGCGTTACGCCAGGAGCTGGTAGCCCAAGGGATTGAGCTGGTTCCACTGAGCACCATCCTTGGGTGA
- the pxpB gene encoding 5-oxoprolinase subunit PxpB, translating into MRPEGSLRPVIRTAGDQAVLVEFEPRVDPAVTARVLALERWLEEHAAQGIYECVPGYCTLWVAYDPAVYSYAQICGLIERGAGQLDSTVTGHMRTLEIPVCYGGEFGPDIGDVAAYNGLRVEEVIEIHAAGEYFVHFTGFLPGFPFLGGLSSRIATPRMPKPRQAVPAGSVGIAGEQTGYYPITSPGGWRLIGRIPIRMYDPRREDPFIVHEGDRIRFVSITPDEFTDLKAMDDQAPWPIPVRYTRVSAYEEV; encoded by the coding sequence ATGCGTCCGGAGGGGTCTCTACGTCCGGTGATCCGAACCGCGGGCGACCAGGCGGTTTTGGTGGAGTTTGAGCCCCGGGTCGATCCGGCCGTCACCGCGCGGGTCCTCGCGCTGGAACGATGGCTCGAGGAACACGCCGCTCAAGGCATCTACGAGTGTGTGCCCGGGTACTGCACGCTGTGGGTGGCGTACGATCCCGCCGTCTATTCGTACGCGCAGATATGCGGGTTGATTGAGCGGGGCGCCGGGCAACTAGACAGCACGGTCACGGGACACATGCGTACATTAGAGATTCCCGTATGTTACGGTGGTGAGTTCGGGCCGGACATCGGTGACGTTGCCGCGTATAACGGACTCCGGGTGGAAGAGGTCATCGAGATCCACGCGGCGGGCGAGTACTTCGTCCACTTCACGGGATTTCTTCCTGGATTTCCATTTCTCGGCGGTCTTTCATCGCGAATCGCGACGCCACGCATGCCCAAGCCGCGGCAGGCGGTGCCAGCCGGATCGGTCGGCATCGCGGGGGAGCAGACCGGCTACTACCCCATCACGAGCCCGGGCGGGTGGCGGCTGATCGGCCGGATCCCCATCCGCATGTACGATCCACGTCGGGAGGACCCGTTCATCGTGCACGAGGGAGATCGCATTCGCTTCGTATCCATCACGCCCGACGAGTTTACCGACCTAAAGGCGATGGACGATCAGGCGCCATGGCCCATTCCGGTGAGGTACACCAGGGTATCCGCGTACGAGGAGGTGTAG
- a CDS encoding biotin-dependent carboxyltransferase family protein, whose amino-acid sequence MALRVVDPGVRAEVQDLGRRGYQRHGLSVSGAADKYSLLCGNLLLGNPPGSAAIEATLFGLHVVMEQDCDVVVTGADLGLHVNGRRAPTWTLLQLKAGDAIRMAGGPYGCRAYLCVRGGIDVPEAFGSRATDPVVGIGGWKGRPLQAGDVLPIGRAGANGGRRTRWLHPDCVPEYSRQVEVRVILGPQAHRFPSDAVETLLSQPYTVTPRSDHMGCQLEGPRLTHLETADLLSECISEGSIQVPASGQPIILLAGRRGVGGYTKIATVITVDIPKVAQARPGDTLRFTAVSVEEAQALLFDQRRFFRIARLWGELG is encoded by the coding sequence GTGGCGCTCAGGGTGGTCGACCCCGGGGTGCGGGCCGAGGTGCAAGACCTGGGACGGCGTGGTTACCAGCGGCACGGTCTATCGGTCTCAGGTGCAGCCGACAAGTACTCGCTGCTGTGCGGGAATCTCTTGCTTGGCAATCCCCCTGGATCGGCGGCGATTGAGGCCACGCTGTTCGGGTTGCACGTGGTGATGGAACAGGATTGTGACGTCGTGGTGACGGGTGCCGACTTGGGGCTGCACGTCAATGGTCGGAGGGCACCCACGTGGACGCTGCTGCAGCTGAAGGCGGGGGATGCCATCCGAATGGCTGGGGGTCCGTACGGATGCCGCGCATACCTGTGTGTCCGCGGGGGCATCGACGTACCCGAGGCATTTGGCAGCCGCGCGACCGATCCGGTGGTCGGCATCGGGGGATGGAAGGGGCGCCCTCTGCAGGCGGGGGATGTCCTGCCCATTGGCCGCGCGGGTGCGAATGGGGGGCGGAGAACGCGGTGGTTGCACCCAGACTGTGTCCCGGAGTATTCCCGGCAGGTGGAGGTGCGAGTGATCCTGGGCCCACAGGCCCATCGCTTCCCATCGGATGCCGTGGAGACGCTGCTCAGCCAACCGTACACCGTAACCCCGCGCTCCGACCACATGGGCTGCCAGTTGGAAGGGCCGCGGTTAACGCATTTGGAGACGGCCGACCTGTTGTCCGAGTGTATCTCGGAGGGATCCATCCAGGTCCCTGCGTCGGGTCAACCGATTATCCTCTTGGCGGGGCGGCGCGGGGTAGGCGGTTACACGAAAATAGCCACCGTGATCACCGTTGACATTCCGAAGGTCGCCCAGGCACGGCCCGGGGACACCTTGCGGTTCACCGCGGTGTCAGTGGAGGAGGCGCAGGCGCTGCTATTCGATCAGCGCAGGTTTTTCCGAATCGCTCGCCTGTGGGGGGAACTCGGGTGA
- a CDS encoding MFS transporter, with product MSQGSGGILSLTAQERPAFIATFLGWGLDGFDYMIYTLVITLLMQAFHLTSGQAGLIGSVTLFTSALGGIIAGTLSDRLGRVRTLALAVVMYSLFTALSGVATSYGILLVFRALEGLGFGGEWAVGAVLIAESVAASKRGRVLGFVQGAWALGWGAAVLLQIILTSVMASNVVWRVMFLFGILPALLVVYILRHVPEPDIWAKQVSKPTDTVSFFTIFRPQLLRKTVFAALLAVGAQSGYYAIFTWLPTYLKTVRHLTVIGSGSYLFVIILGSFIGYVLSGFINDILGRKATFAIYAVCSGAIILTYTNFDISNGLMIVLSFPLGFFASGIFSGFGPFLAELFPTEARGAGQGFCYNFGRGAAAFAPAIVGYLAQSYGLATGMSIFGPCAYILCLIALLFLPETRGTELVESTTASA from the coding sequence ATGAGTCAAGGAAGTGGCGGGATTCTAAGCTTGACGGCGCAGGAGCGTCCAGCGTTCATTGCCACGTTCCTGGGATGGGGGTTGGATGGGTTCGACTACATGATCTACACGCTGGTCATCACCCTGCTGATGCAGGCCTTTCACTTAACCTCGGGCCAAGCTGGTCTCATCGGCAGTGTGACCTTGTTCACTTCGGCTCTGGGCGGCATCATCGCGGGGACGCTATCGGACCGTTTGGGACGAGTACGGACCTTGGCATTGGCAGTCGTCATGTACTCGCTCTTCACGGCGCTGTCGGGTGTGGCCACCTCGTACGGTATCTTGCTGGTGTTTCGGGCGTTGGAAGGGCTTGGATTCGGCGGCGAGTGGGCGGTTGGCGCTGTGTTGATCGCCGAGTCGGTGGCGGCTTCCAAGCGCGGAAGGGTGCTCGGATTCGTCCAGGGGGCGTGGGCACTCGGATGGGGCGCTGCGGTGTTGTTGCAGATCATTCTCACCTCCGTCATGGCGTCGAACGTCGTTTGGCGCGTCATGTTCCTGTTCGGCATCCTGCCGGCCCTGTTGGTCGTTTACATCCTGCGCCACGTACCGGAGCCGGACATCTGGGCGAAGCAGGTTTCCAAACCTACGGATACCGTGAGCTTTTTCACCATTTTCAGGCCGCAACTGCTGCGGAAGACGGTATTTGCAGCTCTCCTCGCCGTCGGGGCGCAGAGCGGCTACTACGCCATCTTCACCTGGTTACCGACCTATTTGAAAACGGTGCGCCACCTGACGGTCATCGGATCGGGTAGCTATCTGTTCGTCATCATTCTCGGCTCATTCATCGGCTATGTGTTATCAGGATTCATCAATGACATCCTGGGCCGCAAGGCGACGTTCGCCATCTACGCTGTGTGTAGTGGCGCAATCATCCTGACGTACACCAACTTCGATATCTCCAATGGGCTGATGATCGTTCTGAGTTTCCCCCTTGGCTTTTTCGCTTCAGGTATTTTTAGCGGGTTTGGGCCGTTCTTGGCCGAGTTGTTCCCGACGGAAGCGCGCGGGGCCGGGCAGGGGTTCTGTTACAACTTCGGCCGCGGGGCGGCCGCGTTTGCACCAGCTATCGTCGGGTACTTGGCTCAGTCGTACGGATTGGCCACTGGCATGTCGATCTTCGGCCCGTGTGCTTACATCCTGTGCTTAATCGCGCTGTTGTTCTTACCCGAGACGCGTGGAACAGAGTTGGTGGAATCGACGACGGCGTCGGCCTGA
- a CDS encoding DUF6282 family protein — protein MPLSTLTGYIDIHVHAGPSIFPRSVTDMELAAEAQAAGMRGFVLKAHEECTVSRAQLLRAQFPGLEVFGSVVLNWYVGGLNPYAVDLALQRGAKIVWMPTGSAKQHIQYYGGSEYTAQKSTVRLLPQPPISILDQDGKPLPVLYEILDLIAAADAIAASGHLSPVETKVFVEVARARGVAKILVAHPDLGLNQMPVSLQLELTRQGAYVEKSYLTLMPGWQSITLEELVASIRLIGPERCVLQTDFGQANHPTPVAGYRQFLNMLLDAGVPEAWLFRMGAENPAALLGLPSPAG, from the coding sequence ATGCCGCTGTCCACCCTCACCGGTTACATCGACATCCACGTACACGCCGGGCCCAGCATCTTCCCGCGATCCGTGACCGATATGGAACTGGCCGCCGAGGCACAGGCTGCCGGCATGCGCGGGTTTGTCCTGAAGGCACACGAGGAGTGTACTGTCTCGCGAGCCCAATTGTTGCGTGCCCAGTTTCCCGGGCTCGAGGTGTTCGGTTCGGTCGTACTGAACTGGTACGTGGGTGGACTCAATCCGTACGCCGTGGATCTCGCTCTCCAACGGGGTGCGAAAATTGTCTGGATGCCGACAGGATCAGCCAAGCAGCACATCCAATACTACGGTGGTTCGGAGTATACAGCACAGAAGTCGACGGTACGTCTCTTGCCACAGCCACCGATCTCCATCCTTGACCAGGACGGTAAACCGCTGCCCGTCCTGTATGAAATTCTCGATCTCATAGCAGCCGCGGACGCTATCGCGGCCTCTGGACACCTTTCGCCGGTGGAGACGAAGGTATTCGTTGAGGTCGCCCGGGCTCGCGGTGTCGCGAAGATCCTGGTGGCACACCCAGATCTAGGACTGAACCAGATGCCTGTCTCGTTGCAGCTTGAGCTGACCCGCCAGGGGGCTTACGTCGAAAAGTCGTACCTCACCCTAATGCCCGGCTGGCAGAGTATCACGCTCGAAGAGTTGGTCGCGTCGATCCGGCTGATCGGCCCCGAGCGATGCGTCCTGCAAACGGACTTTGGCCAGGCGAACCACCCGACGCCCGTGGCGGGATACCGACAATTCTTGAATATGCTTCTAGACGCTGGCGTCCCCGAGGCGTGGCTGTTTCGGATGGGCGCCGAGAATCCCGCAGCACTGCTCGGGTTGCCATCGCCCGCTGGATGA
- a CDS encoding MBL fold metallo-hydrolase, whose protein sequence is MRIVPILKGFPGVSDRGYLGWSSITWVQSGKVNIVIDTGTYGDYPMLREAFLRAGIQPEAVDILVLSHFHFDHVINTRLFPNARILLSRTEADYATSGAADWAIPEGYFPVVEATRRLELVNGNEQIAEGVWLMPTPGHTPGHMSVRVQHDDGRTVVLAADAVKNLAELLTGEVRMAWDPSVSRRTIEMLRQEADVIIPGHDRVLHLIHGQIHAGETLRIRLTTPTGNQPMDGAQLELVVPGDEAGVRDCPFCMPDGGSNS, encoded by the coding sequence ATGCGCATCGTACCAATCCTGAAGGGATTTCCGGGGGTTTCTGATCGTGGCTATCTCGGCTGGAGCTCCATCACGTGGGTGCAGAGTGGGAAGGTGAACATCGTCATCGACACGGGTACCTACGGTGATTACCCGATGCTGCGTGAAGCCTTTCTTCGAGCCGGAATCCAGCCGGAAGCGGTGGACATCCTGGTCCTCAGCCATTTTCATTTCGATCATGTCATCAACACGCGGTTATTCCCAAACGCACGCATCCTGCTTTCGCGTACCGAAGCCGACTACGCCACGAGCGGCGCAGCCGATTGGGCGATCCCCGAGGGCTATTTTCCGGTTGTTGAGGCTACCCGGCGTCTCGAGTTGGTAAATGGTAACGAGCAGATTGCTGAGGGTGTGTGGCTCATGCCAACGCCGGGGCACACCCCCGGACACATGTCCGTTCGGGTGCAACATGACGATGGGAGGACAGTGGTCCTGGCGGCGGATGCGGTCAAAAACCTGGCTGAGTTGCTCACTGGAGAGGTGAGGATGGCCTGGGATCCCTCGGTGAGTCGCCGGACCATCGAAATGCTGCGACAGGAAGCCGATGTGATCATTCCCGGGCATGATCGGGTGCTGCACCTCATTCATGGTCAAATCCATGCGGGTGAGACCTTGCGCATTCGGCTAACCACTCCAACTGGGAACCAACCGATGGATGGCGCTCAACTTGAACTGGTGGTGCCAGGTGACGAAGCAGGCGTGCGAGACTGCCCCTTTTGCATGCCGGACGGGGGATCGAACTCGTAA
- a CDS encoding transposase encodes MDYGPAANQRIHQMVAGKVRWLLTYKAERLGMQVILQDEAYTSQECPGCSRRNKPRGRMYTCPACGFRFHRDGVGAVNIRRKYLGLGPVVGVMASPTGVRWHPHQRTRVARDERERIPAL; translated from the coding sequence GTGGATTACGGGCCTGCGGCCAACCAACGGATTCACCAAATGGTTGCGGGAAAGGTTCGTTGGCTGCTCACCTACAAGGCTGAACGGCTCGGCATGCAGGTGATTCTCCAGGATGAGGCATACACTTCCCAGGAATGTCCAGGGTGTAGCCGGAGAAACAAACCCCGAGGGCGCATGTATACCTGCCCGGCTTGCGGGTTCCGCTTCCACCGTGATGGCGTCGGCGCGGTCAACATTCGGCGCAAGTATCTGGGCTTAGGCCCAGTAGTTGGGGTGATGGCGTCCCCCACGGGTGTGCGGTGGCATCCGCATCAGCGCACCCGCGTAGCTCGCGATGAGCGAGAAAGAATCCCCGCCCTTTAG
- a CDS encoding AbrB/MazE/SpoVT family DNA-binding domain-containing protein encodes MVKATGVARQVDPLGRIVLPMELRKTLGIRPKDGMEIFTDGDRIVLRKYERGCIFCAEAEDVQEFRGKMVCSACREELAATVHVGVW; translated from the coding sequence TTGGTGAAAGCAACGGGCGTTGCACGACAAGTGGATCCGTTGGGGCGGATTGTACTGCCGATGGAATTACGTAAGACCCTTGGGATTCGTCCGAAGGACGGAATGGAGATCTTTACGGACGGGGACAGAATTGTTTTGCGCAAGTATGAGAGAGGATGCATCTTTTGCGCCGAAGCGGAGGATGTCCAGGAGTTCCGGGGGAAGATGGTGTGTTCGGCGTGTCGGGAGGAGCTTGCAGCGACGGTTCACGTGGGGGTGTGGTGA
- a CDS encoding APC family permease, producing the protein MDPNGKDMSAMQRGGFKRQLSLADLTFIGLGSIIGSGWLFASQRAAHIAGPAAWISWVIGALAVTLLGLIYAELGGALPRAGGTVRYPDYSHGPLVGYLLGFASIVAFASVAGIEAEAMRQYADTWWPALGSGSPTVLGWFVQLALLIVFFLLNYWSVNLFGKINSILTAIKFIVPTLTIVVLFMHLKPANFSVHGMAPYGFSGIEQAVSTAGIIFAFLGFQQAVGFSSEAKNPQRTVPVSILLAVALSAGLYVLLQLSFVGAVPASAIAKGWDALDYTSPFANVAAALGLGWLSTVILGDAVISPSGTANIYLSATARVIFGWAKNGTFFRLFTRLDGQTGVPRPALWLAFILSVFFTLPFPSWDKLVGVVSSATVLTYILGPVSAHAFRRTAPELNRPFRLKGMGVISPLSFVVASLIIYWTGWKTDSLLLGAQLVMFVVYLVFRQIAPKHVPLTEQVRASIWLVVYEAVMMALSYLGTFDGGHGVLRSPWDQVVVVVWSIATYYWGIRSALSRPIFDEDDVFDTGTAKAATVEASAANL; encoded by the coding sequence ATGGACCCGAACGGAAAGGACATGAGCGCGATGCAGCGAGGAGGATTCAAACGCCAGCTGTCGCTGGCTGACTTGACGTTTATCGGTCTCGGGTCCATCATCGGCTCTGGATGGTTGTTCGCGTCGCAGCGGGCGGCGCACATCGCGGGACCGGCGGCGTGGATTTCCTGGGTGATCGGAGCGCTTGCGGTCACTTTGCTGGGCTTGATCTACGCGGAACTCGGCGGTGCCCTGCCACGGGCTGGTGGCACCGTTCGGTATCCCGATTATTCTCATGGACCCTTGGTGGGTTATTTGCTCGGATTCGCTTCGATTGTGGCGTTCGCCAGTGTGGCTGGCATTGAGGCCGAGGCGATGCGCCAGTACGCTGACACCTGGTGGCCCGCCCTCGGCAGCGGCAGCCCGACGGTGCTCGGGTGGTTCGTGCAGCTGGCCCTGCTGATTGTCTTCTTCCTGCTCAACTATTGGTCGGTGAACCTGTTCGGGAAGATCAACTCCATTTTGACGGCCATCAAATTCATCGTACCGACGTTGACGATCGTGGTGCTGTTCATGCACTTGAAGCCGGCCAACTTCTCGGTGCACGGCATGGCGCCGTACGGGTTCTCCGGGATCGAGCAGGCCGTTTCGACAGCCGGCATCATCTTCGCGTTTTTGGGCTTCCAGCAGGCGGTGGGTTTCTCTTCGGAAGCCAAGAACCCGCAGCGCACCGTTCCGGTATCCATCCTGTTGGCGGTGGCCCTGTCGGCCGGCCTCTACGTATTGCTGCAGCTGAGTTTTGTGGGTGCGGTTCCGGCGTCCGCCATCGCCAAAGGGTGGGACGCGCTCGACTACACCTCCCCGTTTGCAAACGTGGCGGCGGCCCTGGGGTTGGGGTGGCTGTCGACGGTGATCCTGGGCGATGCCGTCATCTCGCCGAGCGGCACAGCGAACATCTATCTGTCCGCGACGGCGCGCGTGATCTTCGGCTGGGCCAAGAACGGGACGTTCTTCCGCTTGTTCACGCGCCTGGACGGTCAGACGGGTGTGCCGCGTCCGGCGCTGTGGCTGGCGTTTATCCTGTCCGTGTTCTTCACACTGCCATTCCCGTCTTGGGACAAGCTGGTGGGCGTGGTCTCCTCCGCCACGGTGCTGACGTACATTCTCGGCCCCGTGTCGGCCCATGCGTTCCGGCGCACGGCACCGGAACTCAACCGCCCCTTCCGTTTGAAGGGAATGGGGGTCATCTCGCCCCTGTCCTTCGTCGTCGCGTCGCTGATCATCTACTGGACCGGATGGAAGACGGATTCGCTCCTGCTCGGCGCTCAATTGGTCATGTTCGTCGTGTACCTGGTCTTTCGCCAGATCGCTCCGAAGCACGTGCCTCTCACGGAACAGGTCAGGGCATCGATCTGGCTCGTCGTATACGAAGCGGTGATGATGGCCCTGTCATATCTCGGGACGTTCGACGGCGGACACGGCGTCCTGCGGTCGCCGTGGGACCAGGTGGTCGTGGTGGTTTGGTCCATCGCAACGTACTACTGGGGGATCCGCAGCGCACTGTCCCGGCCCATCTTCGATGAGGACGATGTGTTCGACACGGGAACGGCCAAGGCGGCCACGGTGGAGGCCTCTGCCGCGAATCTGTAA
- a CDS encoding spore germination protein produces MKSTQQLLQQLHDAYDIVVRPIPSCGLDVVFISTVVDLTRVEERLLGPLTRNPSRRPGNIERWLSDTLQLGEFRLTRDAREASLKLLDGHAVICFAKGYVLVNVQGLQRRVPEEPDAEMSIRGPRDGFTESLDTNVSLIRSRLRDRRLVIQTFEFGTRTRTKVLLLYLEDLANPNIVHEAVQRLQRVHVDGLLDSGGLEQWIEDNPWSPYPQIQSTERPDKTISALLEGRLAILVGGSPFALLIPSVLVSFFQTTDDYSQRWISGSAIRIVRIFALALSIFSPSLYIAFTMYNPELLPPNLVIQLAATREGIPLPIVFEAAFMEFMVELLREAGNRMPQQMGQSFTVVGGLVIGDIAVQAGIVSPMMVVVVGLTALGAFAIPNYEAAFVTRMIRFPMLMATSVFGIMGTLVFALLIFAHLSTLKSFGVPYLTPFAQLAYADWLDTLVKGPTQWARLRPATYWSPRAWHVRRRGGRKG; encoded by the coding sequence ATGAAGTCGACTCAACAGTTGTTGCAGCAACTGCACGACGCGTACGACATCGTGGTGCGCCCCATTCCGTCCTGTGGCCTCGATGTGGTCTTTATCTCCACCGTCGTGGATTTGACCCGGGTGGAAGAGCGCCTCTTGGGCCCGCTGACCCGAAATCCGTCGCGGCGGCCAGGAAACATCGAGAGGTGGCTGAGTGACACCCTCCAGTTGGGGGAGTTTCGTCTCACGAGAGACGCGCGCGAGGCTTCGTTAAAATTGCTCGACGGTCACGCGGTAATCTGCTTTGCGAAGGGCTACGTGTTGGTCAACGTACAGGGATTACAGCGGCGCGTCCCGGAGGAACCCGACGCGGAGATGTCCATCCGGGGCCCGCGGGATGGCTTCACGGAGTCTCTGGATACCAACGTATCGCTCATTCGATCCCGGCTGCGGGACCGCCGCTTGGTGATCCAGACCTTTGAGTTCGGCACGCGCACCCGGACCAAGGTGTTGCTTCTGTATCTCGAGGATCTGGCCAATCCAAACATCGTTCACGAGGCTGTTCAAAGGCTCCAGCGGGTTCACGTGGACGGGCTGTTGGACAGCGGCGGGTTGGAGCAGTGGATTGAGGACAACCCATGGTCGCCGTATCCGCAAATCCAATCCACTGAGCGCCCCGACAAAACCATCTCGGCGTTGTTGGAGGGCAGGCTGGCGATCCTCGTCGGCGGCAGCCCCTTTGCCCTGCTGATCCCGTCGGTCTTGGTTTCCTTTTTCCAGACGACGGATGACTACAGCCAGCGCTGGATCTCGGGGTCCGCCATCCGGATCGTGCGCATCTTCGCCTTGGCCCTGTCCATCTTCTCTCCGTCGTTGTACATCGCGTTCACCATGTACAATCCGGAGCTGTTGCCGCCAAATCTTGTCATCCAGCTGGCAGCCACGCGAGAAGGCATTCCGCTGCCCATCGTGTTTGAGGCGGCCTTTATGGAATTCATGGTCGAATTGTTGCGCGAGGCCGGGAATCGCATGCCGCAACAGATGGGTCAGTCATTCACGGTCGTCGGAGGGTTGGTGATTGGGGACATCGCTGTGCAAGCGGGGATCGTCAGCCCCATGATGGTCGTGGTCGTCGGGTTGACGGCCCTCGGTGCGTTTGCGATTCCAAACTACGAAGCCGCTTTTGTAACTCGCATGATCCGGTTTCCCATGTTGATGGCCACCTCCGTCTTCGGCATCATGGGCACTCTGGTGTTCGCGCTGCTGATCTTCGCCCACCTCTCGACGCTCAAGTCTTTCGGCGTGCCGTACCTCACGCCCTTTGCCCAGTTGGCGTACGCCGATTGGTTGGACACCCTGGTCAAAGGGCCCACGCAGTGGGCGCGTCTTCGTCCGGCGACCTACTGGAGCCCGCGCGCATGGCATGTGCGGCGTCGCGGGGGCCGGAAAGGTTGA